One stretch of Nocardioides perillae DNA includes these proteins:
- a CDS encoding pyridoxamine 5'-phosphate oxidase family protein yields the protein MSDVLRAVRAAPVAAVAWHDPAMSATPQVRGVVPLVGDGGPVLALPYAVADAARSLGAAPEVLLALTDATRAGAGWEPLVLRCRPRLEEDLHGDRFCEQLLTQELLRHPPTRVLADSVMLRREHWWWLPRLLVDLEVVAAGPLPGADATRDGGAHLLVVGDPAGGTALRATAVRVDATDPAAPVVALADEPGPQAGPATVFGQEATTDFERWGQWAWHGRWDGRGLAVDVVPEQVGLPPVPGVVARWRRQRALERACREGIAAAGG from the coding sequence GTGAGCGACGTCCTGCGCGCGGTGCGCGCCGCCCCGGTGGCCGCCGTGGCGTGGCACGACCCGGCCATGTCGGCCACGCCGCAGGTGCGCGGGGTGGTGCCGCTCGTCGGCGACGGCGGCCCCGTCCTCGCGCTGCCGTACGCCGTGGCCGACGCGGCGCGCTCGCTCGGCGCGGCACCGGAGGTGCTGCTCGCGCTCACCGACGCCACCCGGGCCGGCGCCGGCTGGGAGCCGCTGGTGCTGCGCTGCCGCCCCCGCCTCGAGGAGGACCTCCACGGTGACCGCTTCTGCGAGCAGCTGCTGACCCAGGAGCTGCTGCGCCACCCGCCGACGCGGGTCCTGGCCGACTCGGTGATGCTGCGCCGCGAGCACTGGTGGTGGCTGCCGCGGCTCCTCGTCGACCTCGAGGTCGTCGCGGCGGGTCCGCTGCCCGGCGCCGACGCCACCCGCGACGGCGGGGCCCACCTGCTCGTCGTGGGCGACCCCGCCGGCGGCACCGCGCTGCGCGCGACCGCGGTGCGCGTGGACGCCACCGACCCGGCGGCACCCGTGGTCGCACTCGCCGACGAGCCAGGCCCGCAGGCGGGCCCCGCGACCGTCTTCGGCCAGGAGGCCACGACCGACTTCGAGCGGTGGGGCCAGTGGGCGTGGCACGGCCGGTGGGACGGGCGCGGCCTCGCCGTCGACGTGGTGCCCGAGCAGGTCGGCCTCCCGCCCGTGCCGGGCGTCGTCGCGCGGTGGCGCCGCCAGCGCGCGCTCGAGCGCGCCTGCCGCGAGGGCATCGCCGCGGCCGGGGGCTGA
- the rlmC gene encoding 23S rRNA (uracil(747)-C(5))-methyltransferase RlmC, whose product MQCDYFDAGACRSCTWMGRPYAEQLAATQAHCAELLAAVPTAADLAWLPPVPSREAGFRSKAKMVVAGTVEAPTLGILGPDGRGTDLRHCGLHTTGLHVALPVLAGFVTRAALTPYDVPTRRGELKHLLVTESPDGELMVRLVLRSREPVARVRKHLPWLAEQLPGLTVLSVNLQPEHKAVLEGEVEEVLTARATLPMRVGDVRLHLRPQSFFQTNLAVAAALYDRARSWAAGEGRVWDLYCGVGGFALHLAGPGRQVVGVELSAEAVASAEQSAREQGLGPGQVRFVAGDATAWAVGAAARGEQPPDLVVVNPPRRGVGEELAAWLEASGVRQVLYSSCNTASLARDLAAMPSLRPVRGQVLDMFPQTAHHEVLVDLRR is encoded by the coding sequence ATGCAGTGCGACTACTTCGACGCGGGCGCCTGCCGCTCGTGCACCTGGATGGGCCGGCCCTACGCCGAGCAGCTGGCCGCGACCCAGGCCCACTGCGCCGAGCTGCTGGCGGCCGTGCCCACCGCGGCGGACCTCGCCTGGCTGCCGCCCGTGCCCAGTCGCGAGGCGGGCTTCCGCTCCAAGGCCAAGATGGTCGTCGCCGGCACCGTCGAGGCGCCCACCCTGGGCATCCTCGGCCCCGACGGGCGGGGCACCGACCTGCGCCACTGCGGTTTGCACACGACCGGGCTCCACGTCGCGCTCCCGGTGCTCGCCGGCTTCGTCACCCGCGCCGCGCTCACGCCGTACGACGTGCCCACGCGCCGCGGCGAGCTCAAGCACCTGCTGGTCACGGAGTCGCCCGACGGCGAGCTGATGGTGAGGCTGGTGCTCCGCTCGCGCGAGCCGGTCGCGCGCGTGCGCAAGCACCTGCCCTGGCTCGCCGAGCAGCTGCCGGGGCTGACGGTGCTGTCGGTCAACCTGCAGCCGGAGCACAAGGCGGTGCTGGAGGGCGAGGTCGAGGAGGTGCTGACGGCGCGCGCCACGCTGCCGATGCGGGTCGGCGACGTGCGGCTGCACCTGCGCCCGCAGAGCTTCTTCCAGACCAACCTCGCGGTGGCCGCGGCCCTCTACGACCGCGCCCGCTCGTGGGCCGCGGGGGAGGGACGGGTGTGGGACCTCTACTGCGGCGTCGGTGGCTTCGCGCTGCACCTGGCCGGCCCCGGGCGCCAGGTGGTCGGGGTCGAGCTCAGCGCCGAGGCCGTCGCCAGCGCGGAGCAGTCCGCGCGCGAGCAGGGCCTGGGCCCGGGGCAGGTGCGCTTCGTCGCCGGCGACGCGACGGCCTGGGCCGTGGGCGCAGCCGCGCGCGGGGAGCAGCCGCCGGACCTCGTCGTCGTGAACCCGCCGCGGCGCGGCGTGGGGGAGGAGCTGGCCGCTTGGCTCGAGGCCTCGGGCGTGCGGCAGGTGCTCTACTCCAGCTGCAACACCGCGTCGCTGGCACGCGACCTCGCCGCGATGCCCTCGCTGCGGCCGGTGCGCGGGCAGGTGCTGGACATGTTCCCCCAGACCGCGCACCACGAGGTGCTGGTCGACCTGCGCCGCTGA
- a CDS encoding DUF2945 domain-containing protein: protein MADDEDLKKGDEVEWKSHGGKAVGEVEEKITSDTEAGGRTVKASKDDPQYLVKSEKSGGEAVHKPGALKKKS, encoded by the coding sequence ATGGCAGACGACGAGGACCTGAAGAAGGGCGACGAGGTCGAGTGGAAGTCGCACGGCGGCAAGGCCGTCGGCGAGGTGGAGGAGAAGATCACCAGCGACACCGAGGCCGGCGGCCGCACGGTCAAGGCGAGCAAGGACGACCCGCAGTACCTCGTGAAGAGCGAGAAGTCGGGTGGCGAGGCCGTCCACAAGCCGGGAGCGCTGAAGAAGAAGTCCTGA
- a CDS encoding metallophosphoesterase yields MSSLRLVLMADTHLPKRAKDLPAALWAAVDEADVVVHAGDWVDEATLDALEARCAAAGARLVACWGNNDGPGLRARLPEVARVELDGLRLGVVHETGGKAGREARADAAYPDLDVLVFGHSHVPWDTTTPRGLRLLNPGSPTDRRQQPHCTYATAVVAGGRLGEVVLHRLPPRVPRGGGR; encoded by the coding sequence GTGAGCTCGCTGCGCCTGGTGCTGATGGCCGACACCCACCTGCCGAAGCGGGCGAAGGACCTGCCGGCCGCGCTGTGGGCGGCGGTCGACGAGGCCGACGTGGTGGTGCACGCCGGCGACTGGGTGGACGAGGCCACCCTCGACGCGCTCGAGGCGCGCTGCGCCGCGGCCGGCGCGCGGCTCGTGGCCTGCTGGGGCAACAACGACGGACCCGGCCTGCGCGCCCGGCTGCCCGAGGTCGCGCGCGTCGAGCTCGACGGGCTGCGGCTCGGCGTCGTGCACGAGACCGGCGGCAAGGCGGGGCGCGAGGCGCGGGCGGACGCGGCGTACCCCGACCTCGACGTGCTCGTCTTCGGCCACAGCCACGTCCCGTGGGACACCACGACCCCGCGGGGCCTGCGGCTGCTCAACCCAGGCTCGCCGACCGACCGACGGCAGCAGCCGCACTGCACCTACGCGACGGCCGTGGTCGCCGGCGGCCGGCTGGGCGAGGTGGTGCTCCACCGGCTCCCACCTCGCGTGCCGCGCGGGGGCGGGCGGTAG
- a CDS encoding VOC family protein, with protein sequence MATSLTPYLVFDGTAREAMTFYADVLGGRLDVVTFGQYGMEGEAADGVMHAHLLTDDGMRIMASDGAPGDPVVPGSQVNLCLNGDDLERVSAAFARLGEGGEVHVELAPQMWGDTFGQCRDRFGIVWMANVGGAPAEDAPA encoded by the coding sequence ATGGCCACCAGCCTCACCCCCTACCTCGTCTTCGACGGCACGGCCCGCGAGGCGATGACCTTCTACGCCGACGTGCTCGGCGGCCGGCTCGACGTCGTCACCTTCGGTCAGTACGGCATGGAGGGCGAGGCCGCCGACGGCGTCATGCACGCCCACCTGCTCACCGACGACGGCATGCGGATCATGGCCTCCGACGGCGCACCGGGCGACCCGGTCGTGCCGGGCAGCCAGGTCAACCTGTGCCTCAACGGCGACGACCTCGAGCGCGTCAGCGCGGCCTTCGCGCGTCTCGGCGAGGGTGGCGAGGTGCACGTCGAGCTGGCGCCGCAGATGTGGGGCGACACCTTCGGCCAGTGCCGCGACCGCTTCGGCATCGTCTGGATGGCCAACGTCGGCGGGGCGCCCGCGGAGGACGCCCCGGCCTGA
- a CDS encoding peptidase, producing MGRGEERERRRRARELEERMRELDDLDRRYGLGALPGTTSPLAGPFAPPPQHRRRRRVGGGSGLVPGLVLTVLVVTGLVALAPGADFDSVRRLVGLGPDRITAAPTIPGGKGQFAFLQEQPDGSPVGWDPCRPIRYEVNLDGAPEDAEEMVATAVERTSEATGLVFELVGETDERDFFQRQDGLMGDPPPVLVGWGTAAEFEDLAGDVAGLGGAVAVGPRGQRSFYRTGSVLLDAEAFEEIDEQTRGGDRARALQQAVVDHEFGHLVGLAHVEDPRELMHGEGVGTVEYGPGDLQGLARVGGVPCR from the coding sequence GTGGGACGGGGTGAGGAGCGGGAGCGGCGTCGGCGCGCCCGGGAGCTCGAGGAGCGCATGCGCGAGCTCGACGACCTCGACCGCCGCTACGGCCTCGGCGCCCTGCCCGGCACCACCAGCCCGCTCGCGGGGCCCTTCGCGCCCCCGCCGCAGCACCGCCGGCGGCGACGGGTCGGCGGCGGCAGCGGGCTGGTGCCCGGCCTGGTGCTGACGGTCCTCGTCGTCACCGGGCTGGTGGCCCTCGCGCCGGGCGCCGACTTCGACTCGGTGCGCCGTCTCGTGGGCCTCGGCCCCGACCGCATCACCGCGGCCCCGACGATCCCCGGTGGCAAGGGTCAGTTCGCCTTCCTCCAGGAGCAGCCCGACGGCAGTCCCGTCGGCTGGGACCCGTGCCGCCCGATCCGCTACGAGGTCAACCTCGACGGCGCCCCGGAGGACGCCGAGGAGATGGTCGCGACCGCGGTCGAGCGCACGTCGGAGGCGACCGGCCTGGTCTTCGAGCTGGTCGGCGAGACCGACGAGCGCGACTTCTTCCAGCGGCAGGACGGGCTCATGGGTGACCCGCCGCCGGTGCTGGTCGGGTGGGGCACCGCGGCGGAGTTCGAGGACCTCGCCGGCGACGTCGCCGGGCTCGGCGGCGCGGTGGCGGTGGGTCCGCGCGGCCAGCGGTCCTTCTACCGCACCGGCAGCGTGCTGCTCGACGCCGAGGCGTTCGAGGAGATCGACGAGCAGACCCGCGGCGGCGACCGCGCCCGCGCGCTGCAGCAGGCCGTGGTCGACCACGAGTTCGGCCACCTCGTCGGGCTCGCCCACGTCGAGGACCCGCGCGAGCTGATGCACGGTGAGGGCGTCGGCACCGTCGAGTACGGCCCCGGCGACCTGCAGGGCCTCGCGCGGGTCGGCGGCGTGCCCTGCCGCTGA
- a CDS encoding ASCH domain-containing protein, translating to MAFPVVDGLRSLELGHPGEQRRRLLGLVLEGRKRATAGLVAEYAREGEPVEHVGERLALLDSDGHHVGTVRVERVDVVRFDEVPDDFALAEGEGDRSGDDFRASHRAFWEGDGEVVADDTGVVLVRFALEPDLVGERRRVLERLAQLRGQHAEFVDASRDTNADDEHDPEGATIAFERSQVETLVRQAERRLAEVDEALARLEDGSYGTCAVCGRPIAPERLAARPAATRCVACA from the coding sequence GTGGCGTTCCCCGTCGTCGACGGCCTGCGGTCGCTCGAGCTCGGCCACCCCGGCGAGCAGCGCCGCCGTCTGCTCGGCCTGGTGCTCGAGGGCCGCAAGCGGGCGACGGCCGGCCTCGTGGCGGAGTACGCGCGCGAGGGCGAGCCGGTCGAGCACGTCGGCGAGCGGCTCGCGCTGCTCGACAGCGACGGCCACCACGTCGGCACGGTCCGCGTGGAGCGGGTCGACGTCGTCCGCTTCGACGAGGTGCCCGACGACTTCGCGCTCGCGGAGGGCGAGGGCGACCGCTCCGGCGACGACTTCCGCGCGTCGCACCGCGCCTTCTGGGAGGGCGACGGCGAGGTGGTGGCCGACGACACCGGGGTGGTGCTGGTGCGCTTCGCGCTCGAGCCCGACCTCGTGGGGGAGAGACGCCGGGTGCTCGAGCGGCTGGCGCAGCTGCGCGGGCAGCACGCCGAGTTCGTCGACGCCTCGCGCGACACCAACGCCGACGACGAGCACGACCCGGAGGGCGCGACCATCGCCTTCGAGCGCTCCCAGGTCGAGACGCTGGTGCGGCAGGCCGAGCGGCGACTGGCCGAGGTCGACGAGGCTCTCGCGCGCCTCGAGGACGGCAGCTACGGCACCTGCGCCGTGTGCGGGCGCCCCATCGCGCCCGAGCGGCTCGCGGCCCGCCCGGCGGCGACGCGCTGCGTGGCCTGCGCCTGA